A genome region from Microcella alkaliphila includes the following:
- a CDS encoding DUF427 domain-containing protein, with protein sequence MKAHINGTVIAEASKDDLIQIEGNWYFPPSSVKSELLEKSPTPYHCPWKGDTQYFTITVNGQSYPDRAWSYPTPIPSSFDRVGKDYSNYVAFWKEVTVSE encoded by the coding sequence GGCGCACATCAACGGAACCGTTATCGCCGAGGCGTCGAAGGACGACCTCATTCAGATTGAGGGCAACTGGTATTTCCCGCCGTCGAGCGTGAAGAGTGAGCTGCTCGAGAAGTCGCCCACGCCGTACCACTGCCCGTGGAAGGGCGACACCCAGTACTTCACGATTACGGTCAACGGTCAGTCGTACCCCGACCGCGCGTGGAGCTACCCGACGCCGATCCCGTCGTCGTTCGACCGTGTCGGCAAGGACTACAGCAACTACGTGGCGTTCTGGAAAGAAGTCACCGTCTCCGAGTAG